A single window of Streptomyces xanthii DNA harbors:
- a CDS encoding acyl-CoA thioesterase, with protein MTDPHNSEPYSVHIQVRGYETDSQGHLNQAVYLQYAEHARWSALRHGGIEQGDLLARGVGPVALETTIRYLRELRAGDEVDVDCVFEWGEGKTFRMRQTVRKADGTVSAEVSAVGGILDLKARKLVPDPRQVFKELSADPGVFGL; from the coding sequence GTGACCGATCCGCACAACAGCGAGCCGTACTCCGTGCACATCCAGGTCCGGGGCTACGAGACGGACTCCCAGGGACATCTGAACCAGGCGGTCTACCTCCAGTACGCGGAGCACGCGCGCTGGTCGGCGCTGCGGCACGGCGGCATCGAGCAGGGCGATCTGCTGGCCCGGGGCGTGGGCCCGGTGGCGCTGGAGACGACCATCCGCTACCTGCGCGAGCTGCGGGCCGGCGACGAGGTGGACGTGGACTGTGTCTTCGAGTGGGGCGAGGGCAAGACGTTCCGCATGCGTCAGACGGTGCGCAAGGCGGACGGCACGGTGTCGGCGGAGGTGTCCGCCGTGGGCGGGATCCTGGACCTGAAGGCGCGCAAGCTGGTGCCGGATCCGCGGCAGGTCTTCAAGGAGCTGTCGGCGGACCCGGGCGTGTTCGGCCTGTAG
- a CDS encoding alpha-L-fucosidase, producing the protein MRIQRSIAGLAVLLAATLTATAAGPVSAAPSEAPAASGATAAGPGTDYAHDDPFTSERTDWWRQDRFGMFIHFGAYSNWEGEYPRADGTVCRDAEWIQRSCKIPTDAYEKKAATFDPADFDAKAVVKTAKDAGMKYIVITSKHHEGYAMWPTKVNSWNLRDHSSFDKNRDILAELKKAADDAGIKLGFYYSIWDWHDPDFPDPATFPKYEKRMYAQLKELVDSYDPALLWFDGEWDTEDPHNPWTARDGERLEAYLHDLDPDLVVNNRVGKRRVVDGDYGTPEQTIPDAPVDGQLWESCMTLNGHWGYARYDQNWKSPGSLVRNLLATSSRSGNYLLNVGPDSRGGIPRQSVDRLKQMGDWLRADGQGEAVYGARYGGLVDEPAWGSVSRKGDVLYAAVTDWPAAGQPLHLKARTDFKIAHARVLGSDQEVTVTRSGDGYDLTPSGGPTNDIATVVRLTVDTGPETPTSTGHGLKQEIFDNATLSGDPKITRVDPTVNHAWKYAGSPDPSIPADTFSVRWSGHLTAPRTENYTLTTVSDDTARVWIDGKLVVDASDPHGPRVDKGTVRLTAGTRHAIRIDYTENTGEAHMKLLWSSPDQEQEIVPARRLTAD; encoded by the coding sequence ATGCGCATTCAGCGAAGCATCGCGGGACTCGCCGTCCTGCTCGCCGCGACCCTGACGGCCACGGCCGCCGGGCCGGTCTCCGCCGCCCCGTCCGAGGCGCCGGCGGCCTCCGGCGCCACCGCCGCGGGGCCCGGCACGGACTACGCCCACGACGACCCCTTCACGTCCGAGCGCACCGACTGGTGGCGCCAGGACCGCTTCGGCATGTTCATCCACTTCGGCGCCTACTCCAACTGGGAGGGCGAGTACCCGCGGGCCGACGGCACCGTCTGCCGCGACGCCGAGTGGATCCAGCGCTCGTGCAAGATCCCCACAGACGCGTACGAGAAGAAGGCGGCGACGTTCGACCCCGCCGACTTCGACGCGAAGGCCGTCGTGAAGACCGCCAAGGACGCGGGGATGAAGTACATCGTCATCACGTCCAAGCATCACGAGGGTTACGCGATGTGGCCCACGAAGGTCAACTCCTGGAACCTGCGCGACCATTCGTCCTTCGACAAGAACCGCGACATCCTCGCCGAACTGAAGAAGGCCGCCGACGACGCGGGCATCAAGCTCGGCTTCTACTACTCGATCTGGGACTGGCACGACCCGGACTTCCCGGACCCCGCGACCTTCCCGAAGTACGAGAAGCGCATGTACGCCCAGCTCAAGGAGCTCGTCGACTCCTACGACCCGGCCCTGCTGTGGTTCGACGGAGAATGGGACACCGAGGACCCGCACAACCCGTGGACCGCGCGCGACGGCGAGCGCCTGGAGGCCTACCTCCACGACCTCGACCCGGACCTCGTCGTCAACAACCGCGTCGGCAAGCGCCGCGTCGTCGACGGCGACTACGGCACCCCCGAGCAGACCATCCCCGACGCCCCGGTCGACGGCCAGCTCTGGGAGTCGTGCATGACCCTCAACGGGCACTGGGGCTACGCCCGTTACGACCAGAACTGGAAGTCCCCCGGCAGTCTCGTCCGTAACCTGCTCGCCACGTCCTCGCGCAGCGGCAACTACCTGCTGAACGTCGGCCCGGACAGCCGCGGCGGCATTCCGCGGCAGTCCGTGGACCGCCTGAAGCAGATGGGCGACTGGCTCCGCGCGGACGGCCAGGGCGAGGCCGTGTACGGGGCCCGCTACGGAGGCCTTGTCGACGAGCCGGCCTGGGGCTCGGTCAGCCGCAAGGGCGACGTGCTGTACGCCGCCGTCACCGACTGGCCCGCCGCCGGACAGCCGCTGCACCTCAAGGCCCGCACCGACTTCAAGATCGCGCACGCGCGCGTGCTCGGCAGCGACCAGGAGGTCACCGTCACCCGCTCCGGCGACGGCTACGACCTCACCCCGTCCGGCGGGCCCACCAACGACATCGCCACCGTCGTCCGGCTGACCGTCGACACGGGCCCCGAGACACCCACGAGCACCGGTCACGGCCTCAAGCAGGAGATCTTCGACAACGCCACGCTCAGCGGCGACCCGAAGATCACCCGCGTCGACCCGACCGTCAACCACGCCTGGAAGTACGCCGGTTCACCCGACCCGAGCATCCCCGCGGACACCTTCTCCGTCCGCTGGAGCGGCCATCTGACCGCCCCGCGCACGGAGAACTACACCCTCACCACCGTCTCCGACGACACCGCCCGCGTCTGGATCGACGGCAAGCTGGTCGTCGACGCCTCGGATCCGCACGGCCCGCGCGTCGACAAGGGGACGGTGCGCCTCACGGCCGGCACCCGGCACGCCATCCGGATCGACTACACGGAGAACACCGGCGAGGCCCACATGAAGCTCCTGTGGTCCAGCCCGGACCAGGAACAGGAGATCGTCCCGGCCCGCCGGCTGACGGCGGACTGA
- a CDS encoding alpha-N-acetylglucosaminidase codes for MPLARRTLLTALAGSAAVSCTAGADRADALPSSAATGGAAARAARRLLGPAADQLDFDPPGGPHDTYRVAASGGRIRVTGSSPAVQLAGLRRYLKDVVHANISWAGEQVDLPDRLPLPARALSGHAGVPHRFVLNDTNDGYTGAYHDWAYWERELDVLALHGFNEVFVQAGADALYHRVFRGFGYTDAELRDWIPSPAHQPWWLLQNMAGPAGGPVSAQLLAARARLGRRIADRVRELGMEPVLPGYFGTVPPGFADRNPGAHVVPQGDWYGYRRPEWLDPRGRQFASVAAAFYREQEKLFGPARLFKMDLLHEGGSAGDVPVGEAARGVERGLRDAHGDAVWVILGWRHNPPRAIVDAIDKRHMLVVDGLSDRFTSITDRDADWGGTPYAFGSIWNFGGHTVLGANTRDWAELFPAWRDRPGSALRGTALLPEAADNNPAAFELFSELAWTDGALDLESWFEAYAVARYGERDARAVAAWDVLRRTAYGTTRADEWAEGADGLFGARPSLKAVSAATWSPKRLRYDAGEFEKALGHLLAVRPGLRGSSAYRTDLLDVARQALSNRSRSLLPRIRAAYEAKDAAGFDRLCADWLSLMTLLDRLLATDSRHLLGRWVAEARAWGADTAERNRLAQDALSIVTVWGTRSGAAAGLHDYANREWAGLVGGLYRKRWAAYFSELRAALGAGRAPGKQDWYAFDSAWIRDPGALATRPTGSTYDLAVQVRDRLRQG; via the coding sequence ATGCCGCTGGCTCGCCGTACGCTCCTGACCGCGCTCGCCGGATCGGCCGCGGTGTCCTGCACCGCCGGGGCCGACCGGGCCGACGCCCTGCCCTCCTCCGCCGCGACCGGCGGCGCCGCCGCACGCGCCGCGCGCCGTCTGCTCGGACCCGCCGCGGACCAGCTGGACTTCGATCCGCCGGGCGGCCCGCACGACACCTACCGGGTGGCGGCCTCGGGTGGCCGGATCCGGGTGACGGGCTCCTCGCCGGCCGTGCAGCTGGCCGGTCTGCGCCGGTACTTGAAGGACGTCGTGCACGCCAACATCTCCTGGGCGGGCGAGCAGGTGGACCTGCCGGACCGGCTGCCGCTGCCGGCACGGGCGCTGTCCGGGCACGCGGGCGTGCCGCACCGGTTCGTGCTCAACGACACGAACGACGGCTACACCGGGGCGTACCACGATTGGGCGTACTGGGAGCGGGAGCTGGACGTGCTCGCGCTGCACGGGTTCAACGAAGTGTTCGTGCAGGCCGGCGCGGACGCGCTCTACCACCGGGTGTTCCGCGGGTTCGGGTACACGGACGCCGAGCTGCGGGACTGGATCCCCTCCCCCGCGCACCAGCCGTGGTGGCTGCTGCAGAACATGGCGGGCCCGGCGGGCGGGCCCGTCTCGGCGCAGTTGCTCGCGGCGCGCGCCCGGCTCGGGCGCCGGATCGCGGACCGGGTGCGGGAGTTGGGCATGGAGCCGGTGCTCCCCGGCTACTTCGGGACGGTGCCGCCGGGCTTCGCGGACCGCAATCCCGGGGCGCACGTGGTGCCGCAGGGCGACTGGTACGGGTACCGGCGCCCCGAGTGGCTGGATCCGCGCGGCCGGCAGTTCGCCTCGGTGGCCGCCGCGTTCTACCGGGAACAGGAGAAGCTGTTCGGCCCCGCCCGCCTGTTCAAGATGGATCTGCTGCACGAGGGCGGCAGCGCGGGCGACGTGCCGGTCGGGGAAGCGGCGCGCGGCGTCGAGAGGGGCCTGCGGGACGCGCACGGCGACGCGGTCTGGGTGATCCTCGGCTGGCGGCACAATCCGCCGCGGGCGATCGTGGACGCCATCGACAAGCGGCACATGCTGGTGGTTGACGGGCTCTCCGACCGGTTCACGAGCATCACCGACCGGGACGCGGACTGGGGCGGCACGCCGTACGCGTTCGGCTCGATCTGGAACTTCGGCGGGCACACCGTGCTCGGGGCCAACACCCGGGACTGGGCAGAGCTGTTCCCGGCCTGGCGGGACCGTCCGGGCAGCGCGCTGCGCGGTACGGCGCTGCTGCCGGAGGCGGCCGACAACAATCCGGCCGCGTTCGAGCTGTTCTCCGAACTCGCCTGGACCGACGGGGCGTTGGACCTCGAGAGCTGGTTCGAGGCGTATGCCGTGGCCCGGTACGGGGAGCGGGACGCGCGGGCCGTCGCCGCCTGGGACGTGCTGCGGCGCACCGCGTACGGGACGACCCGCGCGGACGAGTGGGCGGAGGGCGCGGACGGGCTCTTCGGGGCGCGCCCCTCGCTCAAGGCCGTGTCGGCCGCGACGTGGTCGCCGAAGCGGCTGCGCTACGACGCGGGCGAGTTCGAGAAGGCACTCGGTCATCTGCTGGCGGTGCGGCCCGGTCTGCGCGGTTCGTCGGCGTACCGCACCGACCTGCTCGACGTGGCACGGCAGGCGCTCTCCAACCGCAGTCGGTCACTGCTGCCGCGGATCAGGGCGGCGTACGAGGCGAAGGACGCGGCCGGGTTCGACCGGCTGTGCGCGGACTGGCTCTCCCTCATGACGCTGCTGGACCGGCTGCTCGCCACCGACTCCCGCCATCTGCTGGGCCGTTGGGTCGCCGAGGCGCGCGCCTGGGGCGCCGACACCGCCGAGCGGAACCGGCTCGCGCAGGACGCGCTGTCGATCGTGACGGTGTGGGGGACGCGGTCGGGTGCGGCGGCGGGCCTGCACGACTACGCGAACCGGGAGTGGGCGGGCCTGGTCGGCGGGCTGTACCGCAAGCGCTGGGCGGCGTACTTCTCCGAGCTGCGGGCCGCGCTCGGTGCGGGGCGCGCGCCCGGGAAGCAGGACTGGTACGCGTTCGACTCCGCGTGGATCCGCGATCCGGGGGCGCTCGCGACGCGGCCCACCGGCAGCACGTACGACCTGGCGGTTCAGGTGCGGGACCGGTTGCGGCAGGGCTGA
- a CDS encoding chitosanase, protein MPTPHIRTSRRTLLTLIGATVVAAPLLTTQIAGAAGLPAHAVGLDDPAKKEIAMQLVSSAENSSLDWKAQYRYIEDIGDGRGYTAGIIGFCSGTGDMLDLVELYTRREPDNPLAAYLPALRAVDGSDSHEGLDPGFPDAWAEAARDSAFRRAQDDERDRVYFDPAVSRGKADGVGTLGQFAYYDAIVMHGDGSDPTGFGGIRARALRAAQPPARGGDEVEWLDAFLDARVWAMKQEEAHSDTSRVDTAQRVFLRKGNLGLETPLDWKVYGDAYHIG, encoded by the coding sequence GTGCCCACCCCCCACATACGCACCTCCCGTCGCACGCTGCTCACCCTCATCGGCGCCACCGTCGTAGCGGCGCCGCTGCTCACCACCCAGATCGCCGGGGCCGCCGGGTTGCCGGCGCATGCGGTCGGGCTCGACGACCCGGCGAAGAAGGAGATCGCCATGCAGCTCGTGTCGAGCGCCGAGAACTCCTCGCTCGACTGGAAGGCCCAGTACCGGTACATCGAGGACATCGGTGACGGCCGCGGCTACACGGCGGGCATCATCGGGTTCTGCTCCGGCACCGGCGACATGCTCGACCTCGTCGAGCTCTACACCCGGCGCGAGCCGGACAACCCCCTCGCCGCGTACCTGCCCGCCCTGCGCGCGGTCGACGGCAGCGACTCGCACGAGGGCCTGGACCCGGGCTTCCCCGACGCCTGGGCCGAGGCTGCCCGCGACAGCGCCTTCCGGCGGGCGCAGGACGACGAACGGGACCGGGTGTACTTCGACCCGGCGGTGTCCCGGGGCAAGGCCGACGGGGTCGGCACGCTCGGGCAGTTCGCGTACTACGACGCCATCGTGATGCACGGCGACGGGTCGGACCCCACCGGCTTCGGCGGGATCCGGGCGCGCGCCCTCCGCGCGGCTCAGCCGCCGGCGCGGGGCGGGGACGAGGTGGAGTGGCTCGACGCGTTCCTCGACGCGCGGGTGTGGGCCATGAAGCAGGAGGAGGCGCACAGTGACACCAGCCGGGTCGACACCGCTCAGCGGGTTTTCCTCCGGAAGGGGAACCTGGGGCTCGAGACGCCGCTCGACTGGAAGGTGTACGGGGATGCGTATCACATTGGGTGA
- a CDS encoding vWA domain-containing protein, translated as MEKLLAARLHAVKVRPYLAAALFALHIVEDRAVPTMGVDAHWRCYVSPAFVARMSVEDLAGVWVHEVSHLLRDHHERGARYAREHEEHGAFQRLRRNIAADFEINDDIYGDGLPRPAGVVLPSRLRLSDGLLMEEYLRTASMKGLAGDLAWLDCGSGADGEPRPWELGPDGAQGLTRQQRDAVRFRVTEAIKGAPGEAPAGWRRWADEAFQPPQPWRQLLGAAIRSAAGAPGVGENHSYRRPSRRSASLPGVILPSLRRTPPRVCVVIDTSGSVSDAELGSALLEVAAIARAVGGRRDLVSVVSCDAAAGVAVPLCRAESLELVGGGGTDLRSGFATALRRGPGPDVIVALTDGQTPWPSERPPCRTVVGLFPRPARRVNENDEDYEPDGPPDWARVVTIG; from the coding sequence ATGGAGAAGCTGCTCGCCGCGCGGCTGCACGCCGTGAAGGTCCGCCCCTACCTCGCGGCCGCGCTGTTCGCCCTCCACATCGTCGAGGACCGGGCCGTGCCGACCATGGGAGTCGACGCCCACTGGCGCTGCTACGTCTCGCCCGCCTTCGTGGCCCGGATGAGCGTCGAGGACCTGGCCGGGGTCTGGGTGCACGAGGTGTCGCACCTGCTGCGCGACCACCACGAGCGCGGCGCCCGCTACGCCCGCGAACACGAGGAGCACGGCGCCTTCCAGCGCCTGCGCCGCAACATCGCCGCCGACTTCGAGATCAACGACGACATCTACGGCGACGGCCTCCCGCGACCCGCCGGTGTCGTCCTGCCCTCGCGGCTGAGGCTCAGCGACGGCCTGCTGATGGAGGAGTACCTGCGCACCGCCTCCATGAAGGGTCTCGCCGGCGACCTGGCGTGGTTGGACTGCGGCAGCGGCGCCGACGGCGAGCCCCGCCCCTGGGAGCTGGGCCCCGACGGCGCCCAGGGCCTCACCCGCCAGCAGCGGGACGCCGTACGGTTCCGGGTGACCGAGGCGATCAAGGGCGCCCCCGGCGAGGCGCCCGCGGGCTGGCGGCGCTGGGCCGACGAGGCGTTCCAACCCCCGCAGCCCTGGCGGCAGTTGCTCGGCGCCGCGATCCGCTCGGCGGCGGGCGCCCCCGGCGTCGGCGAGAACCACAGCTACCGGCGACCCTCGCGCCGCTCCGCCTCGCTGCCCGGCGTCATCCTGCCGAGCCTGCGCCGCACGCCGCCCCGCGTCTGCGTGGTCATCGACACGTCCGGCTCGGTGAGCGACGCCGAACTCGGCAGCGCCCTGCTGGAGGTGGCCGCGATCGCCCGCGCGGTGGGCGGCCGGCGCGACCTCGTCTCGGTCGTCTCGTGCGACGCGGCGGCCGGGGTCGCGGTCCCGCTCTGCCGCGCGGAGAGCCTGGAACTCGTGGGCGGGGGCGGCACCGACCTGCGCTCGGGCTTCGCGACGGCCCTGCGCCGCGGCCCGGGCCCCGACGTGATCGTCGCCCTGACCGACGGCCAGACCCCCTGGCCCTCCGAACGCCCGCCCTGCCGCACGGTGGTGGGCCTCTTCCCGCGGCCCGCCCGCCGGGTGAACGAGAACGACGAGGACTACGAGCCCGACGGCCCCCCGGACTGGGCCCGAGTGGTCACGATCGGCTGA
- a CDS encoding AAA family ATPase translates to MTVRTLLATPTQTPAPHESPASRLAVAGDLLALLRCTTTEPRPDEQLEALTLAVAADLPVLLWGEPGIGKTAALNQLADSLGLPLTTVIASVHEPSDFSGLPIVGEDPAVQGVPMAPPQWAVELVAAGRGLLFLDELSTATPAVQAALLRVVLERRVGSLQLPPGVRIVAAANPRASAADGWELSPPLANRFVHLYWVHDRDVVVRGLGGVWPRATLPSLDPDRLADAVALARRAVCGFLEARPTLIHRLPNSETRRGGAWPSPRSWEAALTLLAFGTAAGVSREVLALLVRGAVGDGPGLELLAHLDRMDLPNPEDLLAQPPRAELPERGDLRQAALEAVVAAVGARPEQARWDAAWTVLVRALETGAPDLLVAPATALAGLRRDTWEVPAAMERLADVIGIARTADRSVDRVRAAAKGARR, encoded by the coding sequence ATGACTGTCCGTACCCTTCTGGCCACGCCCACCCAGACCCCCGCGCCCCATGAGAGCCCCGCCTCCCGACTCGCCGTCGCCGGGGACCTGTTGGCACTGCTGCGGTGCACCACGACCGAGCCCCGGCCCGACGAGCAGCTGGAGGCGCTGACGCTCGCCGTCGCCGCCGATCTGCCCGTGCTGCTGTGGGGCGAGCCCGGCATCGGAAAGACCGCCGCGCTGAACCAGCTCGCCGATTCGCTCGGGCTGCCGCTGACCACCGTGATCGCCAGCGTGCACGAGCCGTCCGACTTCTCGGGGCTGCCGATCGTCGGCGAGGACCCCGCCGTGCAGGGCGTTCCGATGGCGCCGCCGCAGTGGGCGGTCGAACTCGTCGCGGCGGGGCGCGGACTGCTCTTCCTCGACGAGCTGTCCACCGCGACCCCGGCCGTGCAGGCCGCGCTGCTCCGCGTCGTCCTGGAGCGCCGCGTCGGTTCGCTCCAACTGCCGCCCGGCGTACGGATCGTGGCCGCCGCCAACCCCCGGGCCTCCGCCGCGGACGGCTGGGAGCTGAGCCCGCCGCTCGCGAACCGGTTCGTGCACCTGTACTGGGTGCACGACCGCGACGTGGTCGTGCGGGGCCTCGGCGGCGTCTGGCCCCGGGCCACCCTGCCGAGCCTGGACCCCGACCGGCTCGCCGACGCCGTCGCGCTCGCCCGGCGCGCGGTCTGCGGCTTTCTGGAGGCCCGCCCCACCCTGATCCACCGGCTGCCCAACTCCGAGACCCGGCGCGGCGGCGCCTGGCCCTCGCCGCGCAGCTGGGAGGCGGCGCTGACCCTGCTGGCGTTCGGCACCGCGGCCGGTGTCTCGCGCGAGGTGCTCGCCCTGCTCGTGCGCGGCGCGGTCGGCGACGGCCCCGGGCTCGAACTCCTCGCCCACCTCGACCGGATGGACCTGCCCAACCCGGAGGACCTCCTCGCTCAGCCGCCCCGCGCGGAACTCCCCGAGCGCGGCGACCTGCGCCAGGCCGCGCTCGAAGCGGTGGTCGCCGCGGTGGGCGCCCGCCCGGAACAGGCCCGCTGGGACGCGGCGTGGACCGTCCTCGTACGCGCCCTGGAGACCGGCGCCCCCGACCTCCTGGTCGCCCCCGCGACGGCCCTGGCCGGGCTGCGCCGCGACACCTGGGAGGTCCCGGCCGCGATGGAACGCCTGGCCGACGTCATCGGCATCGCCCGGACCGCCGACCGCTCGGTGGACCGCGTCCGGGCCGCGGCGAAGGGGGCCCGCCGATGA
- a CDS encoding nucleobase:cation symporter-2 family protein gives MATTGLQHVAAMYAGVVAPPLIVGAAIGLSPKDLTFLTGACLFTAGLATFLQTLGFWKIGARLPFVNGVTFAGVAPMLAVVASTKDKDDALPIIFGAVIVAGILGFIAAPFFSKMVRFFPPVVTGTVITLIGVSLMPVAFGWAQGPNPAASDFGSMKNLSLAGITLLIVLLLRRFTTGFVKQIAVLLGLVVGTLIAIPFGVTDFGPVGDAAIVGFPTPFHFGAPQFAGAAIVSLCVVMVVSMTESTADMLALGEIVGRPADEKTIAAGLRADTLGTAISPLFNGFMCSAFAQNIGLVAMTKIRSRFVVAAGGGFLVLMGLCPMAASLIAVVPRPVLGGAGVVLFGSVAASGIQTLVKAGMEKDNNVLIVAVSLAVGLIPIAEPEFYHAFPENAKIILDSGISTGCVAAVVLNILFNHLGRGRDADDVTSPMESGDAIAEQRTGHSAAAAH, from the coding sequence ATGGCGACCACGGGCCTCCAGCACGTCGCCGCCATGTACGCGGGCGTGGTCGCGCCCCCGCTCATCGTCGGCGCCGCGATCGGACTGAGCCCGAAAGACCTCACCTTCCTCACCGGCGCCTGCCTGTTCACGGCAGGCCTCGCGACCTTCCTCCAGACGCTCGGCTTCTGGAAGATAGGCGCCCGGCTCCCCTTCGTGAACGGCGTCACCTTCGCCGGTGTCGCCCCCATGCTCGCCGTCGTCGCCTCCACCAAGGACAAGGACGACGCGCTGCCCATCATCTTCGGGGCGGTGATCGTCGCGGGCATCCTCGGATTCATCGCGGCACCCTTCTTCTCGAAGATGGTCCGCTTCTTCCCGCCGGTCGTCACCGGCACCGTCATCACCCTCATCGGTGTCTCCCTCATGCCCGTCGCCTTCGGCTGGGCCCAGGGACCCAACCCCGCGGCATCCGACTTCGGGTCGATGAAGAACCTGTCGCTCGCCGGCATCACCCTGCTCATCGTGCTGCTGCTGCGCCGCTTCACCACCGGCTTCGTCAAGCAGATCGCGGTCCTGCTCGGCCTGGTCGTCGGCACCCTCATCGCGATCCCGTTCGGCGTCACGGACTTCGGCCCGGTCGGCGACGCCGCGATCGTCGGCTTCCCGACCCCGTTCCACTTCGGCGCCCCGCAGTTCGCCGGCGCGGCCATCGTCTCGCTCTGCGTCGTCATGGTCGTCTCGATGACCGAGTCCACCGCCGACATGCTCGCCCTCGGTGAGATCGTCGGCCGGCCCGCCGACGAGAAGACCATCGCCGCCGGCCTGCGCGCCGACACCCTCGGCACCGCGATCAGCCCGCTGTTCAACGGCTTCATGTGCAGCGCCTTCGCGCAGAACATCGGCCTCGTCGCCATGACCAAGATCCGCAGCCGGTTCGTGGTCGCCGCCGGCGGCGGCTTCCTCGTCCTGATGGGCCTGTGCCCCATGGCCGCCTCGCTCATCGCCGTGGTCCCGCGCCCGGTGCTCGGCGGCGCCGGCGTCGTCCTGTTCGGCTCGGTCGCGGCCAGCGGCATCCAGACCCTGGTCAAGGCCGGCATGGAGAAGGACAACAACGTCCTCATCGTCGCCGTCTCGCTCGCCGTCGGCCTCATCCCGATCGCGGAGCCGGAGTTCTACCACGCGTTCCCGGAGAACGCGAAGATCATCCTGGACTCGGGCATCTCCACCGGCTGCGTCGCCGCGGTCGTCCTCAACATCCTGTTCAACCACCTCGGACGCGGCCGCGACGCCGATGACGTCACCTCGCCGATGGAGTCCGGCGACGCCATCGCGGAACAGCGCACGGGGCACTCGGCGGCCGCCGCGCACTGA
- a CDS encoding 8-oxoguanine deaminase yields MAPSSADRIVIENVAIATVDAQDTEYASGHIVVSGNRIESIGAGQAPKDLENVVRRIDGTGHLATPGLVNTHHHFYQWITRGLATDHNLFNWLVALYPTWARIDEQMTYAAAQGSLAMMARGGVTTAMDHHYVFPKGSGDLSGSIIRAASEMGVRFTLARGSMDRSEKDGGLPPDFAVETLEGALAATEETVKKHHDASFDAMTQVAVAPCSPFSVSTELLKQGAELARRLGVRLHTHGSETVEEEKFCHELFGMGPTDYFESTGWLGEDVWMAHSVHMNDSDIAAFGRTKTGVAHCPSSNARLAAGIARVPDMLAAGVPVGLGVDGTASNESGELHTELRNALLINRLGAHREAALNARQALRLGTYGGAQVLGRASQIGSLEAGKLADLVLWKLDTLAHSSIADPVTALVFGAAAPVTLSLVNGKPVVENGRLLHADEDAIARSTRDEAQRLARIVAQA; encoded by the coding sequence ATGGCACCTTCTTCGGCAGACCGCATCGTCATCGAGAACGTCGCGATCGCGACGGTCGACGCACAGGACACCGAGTACGCCTCGGGTCACATCGTCGTCAGCGGCAACAGGATCGAGTCCATCGGGGCGGGACAGGCCCCGAAGGACCTCGAGAACGTAGTCCGCCGCATCGACGGGACCGGCCACCTGGCCACGCCCGGCCTGGTCAACACGCACCACCACTTCTACCAGTGGATCACCCGTGGCCTGGCGACGGACCACAACCTGTTCAACTGGCTGGTGGCGCTCTACCCGACCTGGGCGCGCATCGACGAGCAGATGACGTACGCGGCGGCGCAGGGCTCCCTCGCGATGATGGCCCGCGGCGGTGTCACCACCGCCATGGACCACCACTACGTGTTCCCCAAGGGCTCGGGCGACCTCTCCGGATCGATCATCCGGGCCGCCTCCGAGATGGGCGTGCGGTTCACCCTGGCCCGCGGCTCCATGGACCGCAGCGAGAAGGACGGCGGCCTGCCGCCGGACTTCGCGGTCGAGACCCTCGAAGGCGCCCTCGCCGCCACCGAGGAAACCGTCAAGAAGCACCACGACGCCTCCTTCGACGCGATGACGCAGGTGGCCGTGGCCCCCTGCTCGCCGTTCTCGGTGTCCACCGAACTCCTCAAGCAGGGCGCCGAGTTGGCGCGCCGCCTCGGCGTACGGCTGCACACCCACGGCAGCGAGACCGTCGAGGAGGAGAAGTTCTGCCACGAGCTGTTCGGCATGGGCCCGACCGACTACTTCGAGTCGACGGGCTGGCTCGGTGAGGACGTGTGGATGGCGCACAGCGTCCACATGAACGACTCCGACATCGCCGCGTTCGGCCGGACGAAGACGGGCGTCGCCCACTGCCCGTCCTCCAACGCCCGCCTCGCGGCCGGTATCGCCCGCGTCCCCGACATGCTCGCGGCCGGCGTCCCCGTCGGCCTCGGCGTCGACGGCACCGCCTCCAACGAGTCGGGCGAACTGCACACCGAACTGCGCAACGCGCTGCTCATCAACCGCCTCGGCGCCCACCGCGAGGCCGCCCTCAACGCCCGCCAGGCCCTGCGCCTGGGGACGTACGGAGGTGCTCAGGTCCTCGGCCGGGCCTCCCAGATCGGATCTCTGGAAGCCGGCAAGCTCGCCGACCTCGTCCTGTGGAAGCTGGACACCCTGGCCCACTCGTCGATCGCCGACCCGGTGACCGCGCTCGTCTTCGGCGCGGCCGCACCGGTCACCCTCTCCCTCGTCAACGGCAAGCCGGTCGTCGAGAACGGCCGCCTGCTGCACGCCGACGAGGACGCCATCGCCCGCTCCACGCGGGACGAGGCCCAGCGCCTCGCGCGCATCGTCGCGCAGGCCTGA